One window of Brevibacterium pigmentatum genomic DNA carries:
- the selA gene encoding L-seryl-tRNA(Sec) selenium transferase, whose translation MVEPDPRRSIPRTDHLLALPEIIAAGERLNQATIKAIISEVQNSARTGEIPVAEVVPTITSRLGSRSASSLTPVLNATGILVHTNLGRAPLSPAATQAITEAAGYVDVEMDLGTGKRSKRGTGAKAALLQASPAAEDALVVNNGAAALLLAVTAVRGRGTGSGEIILGRGELIEIGAGFRLTDLMTTTGASLREVGTTNRTHVADYAEAISDDTSCLLKVHTSNFRVEGFTSSVDVAELRGLADEHNLPLIVDLGSGLFTPDSALPDEPDIDTALRAGADLVIVSGDKLLGGPQAGLILGRTEAVQTLAKHPLARAMRTDKLTLAALEATITHTANPIHDALHIDTVHLRKRTETLAEAVGATIVDHDGRVGGGGAPGVPLSGWAVELPEAFAEPLRRGDPAIVARVHQGRCLVDLRCVPESEDNRIAAAIKRVRADNA comes from the coding sequence ATGGTCGAACCTGACCCGCGCCGGTCCATTCCGCGCACGGATCATCTCCTCGCCCTTCCCGAGATCATCGCCGCAGGTGAGCGCCTCAACCAGGCAACCATCAAGGCCATCATCTCCGAGGTGCAGAACTCCGCCCGGACCGGTGAGATCCCCGTCGCCGAGGTGGTCCCCACCATCACCTCCAGGCTCGGTTCCCGTTCGGCCTCGTCCCTGACCCCGGTGCTCAACGCCACCGGCATCCTCGTCCATACGAACCTCGGCCGGGCACCGCTCTCACCTGCGGCAACCCAGGCGATCACCGAGGCGGCCGGATATGTCGACGTCGAAATGGACCTCGGCACCGGCAAACGCAGCAAGCGGGGCACCGGAGCGAAGGCCGCCCTGTTGCAGGCGAGCCCGGCTGCCGAGGATGCTCTCGTGGTCAACAACGGTGCGGCCGCCCTGCTGCTGGCCGTCACTGCGGTGCGCGGCCGCGGCACAGGTTCCGGCGAGATCATCCTCGGCCGCGGCGAACTCATCGAAATCGGTGCCGGGTTCCGCCTCACCGACCTCATGACGACGACCGGCGCCAGCCTGCGCGAGGTCGGCACGACGAACCGCACCCACGTGGCCGACTACGCCGAGGCCATCAGCGACGACACGTCCTGCCTGCTCAAGGTGCACACGAGCAACTTCCGCGTCGAAGGATTCACCTCCTCCGTCGACGTGGCTGAACTGCGCGGACTCGCCGACGAGCACAACCTGCCGCTCATCGTCGACCTCGGCTCCGGACTCTTCACTCCCGACTCGGCATTGCCCGACGAACCCGATATCGACACCGCCCTGCGCGCCGGCGCCGACCTCGTCATCGTCTCCGGCGACAAACTCCTCGGCGGCCCGCAGGCCGGACTCATCCTCGGCCGCACCGAAGCAGTGCAGACACTGGCCAAACACCCTCTGGCCAGAGCGATGCGCACCGACAAACTCACCCTCGCCGCCCTCGAAGCCACGATCACTCACACCGCGAACCCGATCCACGACGCCCTCCACATCGACACAGTTCACCTGCGGAAACGCACCGAAACTCTCGCCGAGGCGGTCGGTGCCACGATCGTCGACCACGACGGACGAGTCGGCGGCGGGGGAGCCCCCGGAGTGCCCCTGTCCGGCTGGGCAGTCGAACTGCCCGAAGCCTTCGCCGAGCCGCTGCGCCGCGGCGATCCTGCGATCGTCGCCCGCGTCCACCAGGGACGATGCTTGGTCGACCTGCGCTGCGTACCCGAAAGCGAAGACAACCGCATCGCTGCCGCCATCAAGCGAGTCCGTGCTGACAATGCCTGA
- the selD gene encoding selenide, water dikinase SelD produces the protein MAEIHDRLTSFAHGGGCACKIPPGELEDAVRGLVGQSGPDVLVGLDDGDDASAVRVRDDLAVLSTADFFTPVIDNAYDWGRIAAANALSDIYAMGGTPVTAINLVGWPREKLPMELLTEVLRGGLDVAAQANCPVAGGHSIDDPEPKYGMAVTGVAHPDELMRNDSAEAGLPLTLTKPIGVGILNNRHKVTGETFDEAIATMTALNAEASRAAVAAGVRAATDVTGFGLLGHLFKMARASGVGAVIDAAAVPRLGGVDESIADGYVSGGTRRNLDWVRPHLTADDGVSEDDLLLLADAQTSGGLLVVGELPDHPIIGEIAAGSGVHVR, from the coding sequence ATGGCTGAGATTCATGACCGTCTGACCTCGTTCGCTCACGGTGGAGGATGTGCCTGCAAAATCCCTCCCGGCGAGCTCGAGGATGCGGTGCGCGGGTTGGTCGGTCAGTCCGGTCCCGATGTCCTCGTCGGCCTCGACGACGGCGATGATGCCTCGGCGGTGCGGGTCCGAGACGACCTCGCGGTGCTCTCGACGGCGGACTTCTTCACCCCTGTCATCGACAATGCCTACGACTGGGGGCGCATCGCCGCGGCCAATGCCCTGTCCGACATCTACGCGATGGGCGGGACCCCGGTCACGGCGATCAACCTCGTCGGATGGCCGCGGGAGAAGCTGCCGATGGAGCTGCTCACCGAGGTTCTGCGCGGCGGGCTCGATGTTGCGGCGCAGGCGAACTGCCCCGTCGCCGGCGGTCATTCGATCGACGATCCCGAGCCGAAGTACGGGATGGCCGTGACCGGTGTGGCCCACCCGGACGAACTCATGCGCAACGATTCCGCCGAGGCGGGGCTGCCCCTGACATTGACCAAGCCAATCGGCGTTGGGATTCTCAACAATCGGCACAAAGTCACTGGTGAGACCTTCGACGAGGCGATCGCCACGATGACCGCGCTCAATGCCGAAGCGTCACGGGCGGCCGTGGCTGCAGGCGTACGAGCGGCCACGGATGTCACCGGTTTCGGTCTGCTCGGGCACCTGTTCAAGATGGCCCGAGCCTCAGGAGTCGGAGCCGTCATCGATGCGGCTGCAGTGCCCCGCCTCGGCGGTGTCGATGAGTCGATCGCTGACGGGTATGTGTCCGGCGGAACCAGGCGAAACCTCGACTGGGTGCGGCCTCATCTGACCGCGGATGACGGCGTGAGCGAGGACGACCTGCTGCTTCTCGCCGATGCGCAGACCTCGGGCGGGCTGCTCGTCGTCGGCGAACTGCCTGATCACCCGATCATCGGCGAGATCGCCGCCGGCTCGGGCGTCCACGTGCGGTGA
- the nrfD gene encoding NrfD/PsrC family molybdoenzyme membrane anchor subunit, with protein sequence MSTSEYDSYRPPEPEGGRRKRRRGGRGGPSGPDGSGGRRGGRGGNGRGGGWKNRGADGNREMPMVEDVEFTSYYGRPIVKAPPWGDEIGAYLFLGGLAGGSSLLGFGAQLTDRPGLRIASRMTAIAATGVGGAALVADLGRPERFLNMMRVVKVSSPMSLGTWILSGFGVGSGVTFAIELDRITGEKLLPLGPLRKVLHGMETPAAIESAFFATPLAAYTAVLLGATAVPTWNAAGRNGLPYVFVSSASMAAGGAAMALAPVAETGPARLLALTGTAGEAYAMSAMRKRMHPAEVDPLDDGEPGHKLHRAEKLLIAGAVGTAAVEVGARVFAKKLARGAGSGGVTGAAGALADAVGSTGESAGVGKRSWKTRAVLRGLSVVSGAALAAASAYTRFGVLEAGIESTKDPRHVVEPQRTRLEERRARGITDDSITTGR encoded by the coding sequence ATGAGCACATCAGAATACGATTCCTACCGCCCACCCGAGCCGGAAGGCGGACGCAGAAAACGTCGCCGAGGCGGCCGTGGAGGTCCCAGCGGACCTGACGGTTCCGGTGGGCGTCGGGGCGGTCGCGGCGGCAACGGTCGTGGCGGCGGGTGGAAGAATCGCGGTGCCGACGGCAACCGTGAGATGCCGATGGTCGAGGACGTCGAGTTCACGTCGTACTACGGTCGACCGATCGTCAAGGCTCCGCCGTGGGGCGATGAGATCGGGGCGTACCTGTTCCTCGGCGGTCTGGCCGGCGGTTCGTCTCTGCTCGGCTTCGGCGCGCAGCTGACCGACCGGCCGGGTCTGCGCATCGCATCTCGGATGACTGCAATCGCGGCGACCGGTGTAGGCGGTGCCGCTCTCGTGGCCGACCTCGGCAGGCCCGAACGATTCCTCAATATGATGCGCGTGGTCAAAGTGTCGTCGCCGATGAGCTTGGGCACGTGGATCCTCTCGGGCTTCGGCGTCGGATCGGGTGTGACCTTCGCGATCGAACTCGACCGAATCACGGGTGAGAAGCTGCTGCCCCTGGGCCCGCTGCGCAAGGTGCTCCATGGCATGGAGACTCCTGCCGCAATCGAGTCCGCGTTCTTTGCCACCCCGCTGGCTGCCTATACCGCCGTGCTTTTGGGGGCGACGGCCGTTCCGACCTGGAACGCCGCCGGCCGCAATGGTCTGCCGTACGTGTTCGTGTCCTCGGCGTCGATGGCCGCCGGAGGCGCCGCGATGGCATTGGCACCGGTAGCCGAGACCGGCCCGGCCCGACTGCTCGCGCTCACCGGCACCGCCGGAGAAGCTTATGCGATGTCGGCGATGAGGAAGCGCATGCACCCGGCCGAGGTCGATCCGCTGGACGACGGCGAACCAGGACACAAGCTGCATCGGGCCGAGAAGCTGCTCATCGCCGGAGCCGTCGGCACCGCCGCCGTCGAGGTGGGGGCACGTGTGTTCGCGAAGAAGCTGGCACGCGGTGCTGGATCCGGTGGCGTGACTGGCGCGGCCGGAGCGCTTGCCGATGCTGTGGGCAGTACCGGTGAATCAGCCGGCGTCGGCAAACGGAGCTGGAAGACGCGTGCCGTGCTGCGTGGGCTGTCAGTCGTCTCCGGTGCGGCTCTCGCTGCCGCCTCGGCGTACACGCGTTTCGGAGTGCTCGAGGCCGGCATCGAATCGACGAAGGACCCGCGTCACGTCGTCGAACCGCAGCGCACTCGCCTCGAAGAGCGTCGGGCTCGCGGCATCACCGACGACTCCATCACCACCGGGCGGTAG
- a CDS encoding 4Fe-4S dicluster domain-containing protein yields MSTPTIDDGTLADGHWHDSAHNRKGFFTDTSICIGCKACEVACKEWNRNPQDGTFELLGSSYDNTGSLGANTWRHVAFIEQDSERIEKARESGRKLVNLGMPTIRPRTDESAAAQPLDGALGAAAEGRTSAGLPTTPDLNVDLLAPGALEPTDLSNVDTTPPDTADFRWLMSSDVCKHCTHAGCLDVCPTGALFRTEFDTVVVQNDVCNGCGTCVAGCPFGVIERRDDGTINTPTDRDDRKAADMDVPNAGTANKCTLCYDRLVEGQEPACAQTCPTQSIKFGDRQDMVDQAHDRVAELHAKGLTEARLYGANPNDGVGGTGSVFLLLDEPEVYGLPPDPRVATKDLPKMYANAGIAALGMVAAAGLAFLGSRRS; encoded by the coding sequence ATGTCGACACCGACGATCGATGATGGCACGTTGGCGGACGGGCACTGGCACGATTCCGCGCACAACCGCAAGGGATTCTTCACCGACACCTCGATCTGCATCGGCTGCAAGGCCTGCGAAGTCGCGTGCAAGGAGTGGAACCGCAACCCGCAGGACGGCACCTTCGAACTGCTCGGTTCCTCGTACGACAACACGGGCAGCCTCGGGGCGAACACGTGGCGGCACGTCGCGTTCATCGAACAGGATTCCGAACGCATCGAGAAGGCACGGGAATCCGGGCGCAAGCTCGTCAATCTCGGCATGCCCACGATCCGCCCGCGCACCGATGAGTCTGCCGCCGCGCAGCCGCTGGACGGGGCCTTGGGTGCGGCGGCCGAGGGCCGAACCTCCGCCGGTCTGCCGACGACCCCCGACCTCAACGTCGATCTGCTGGCACCGGGTGCCCTGGAGCCGACCGACCTGTCGAACGTCGACACGACACCCCCGGACACCGCGGACTTCCGCTGGCTGATGTCCTCCGACGTGTGCAAACACTGCACGCACGCCGGCTGCCTCGACGTCTGCCCGACCGGTGCGCTCTTCCGCACCGAATTCGACACCGTCGTCGTCCAGAACGACGTCTGCAACGGCTGCGGAACCTGCGTGGCCGGCTGCCCCTTCGGCGTCATCGAACGCCGAGACGACGGCACGATCAACACCCCCACCGATCGGGATGATCGCAAGGCCGCGGACATGGACGTGCCGAACGCGGGCACCGCGAACAAGTGCACCCTCTGCTACGACCGCCTCGTCGAGGGTCAGGAACCCGCCTGCGCGCAGACCTGCCCGACCCAGTCGATCAAGTTCGGCGACCGTCAGGACATGGTCGACCAGGCACACGACCGCGTGGCCGAACTCCACGCGAAGGGACTGACCGAGGCTCGCCTCTACGGGGCGAACCCGAACGACGGGGTCGGCGGCACCGGATCCGTGTTCCTCCTCCTCGACGAACCCGAGGTCTACGGCCTGCCGCCGGACCCGCGGGTCGCGACGAAGGACCTGCCGAAGATGTACGCCAACGCCGGGATCGCGGCGCTGGGCATGGTCGCCGCGGCCGGACTCGCGTTCCTCGGGAGCCGCCGTTCATGA
- a CDS encoding class I SAM-dependent methyltransferase produces the protein MIATSSHNDHSHPDNADNSGVPDSVAAWEERYADSDDAIWSGNPNEALVAVVSEMTPGRVLDVGCGEGADVVWMSENGWDATGIDLSTTAIDRARRAAESRGISAEFAVADVSAWEPDDPDRRGGFDLVTGSFLHTRLPDTREELLTRVAAHVAPGGALLLVSHATMPPWAAEHSEKFEHGMDHHHELVSPNGDFALLIGASPHRWEIELADTRTRQVTSPSGEPAELEDAILLARRV, from the coding sequence GTGATCGCAACCAGCAGCCACAACGACCACTCCCACCCTGACAACGCCGACAACTCAGGCGTGCCCGATTCCGTGGCCGCCTGGGAAGAGCGCTACGCCGACTCCGACGACGCCATCTGGTCCGGCAACCCGAACGAGGCCCTCGTGGCCGTCGTCTCCGAAATGACCCCCGGCCGCGTCCTCGACGTCGGCTGCGGCGAAGGCGCGGACGTCGTCTGGATGTCCGAGAACGGCTGGGATGCCACCGGCATCGATCTGTCGACCACGGCCATCGACCGAGCCCGCCGGGCGGCCGAATCCCGCGGAATCTCCGCCGAATTCGCCGTCGCCGACGTCTCCGCCTGGGAACCGGACGACCCCGATCGCCGAGGCGGCTTCGACCTCGTCACCGGATCCTTCCTCCACACCCGGTTGCCCGACACCCGGGAAGAGCTCCTCACCCGCGTCGCCGCGCACGTGGCACCGGGCGGGGCTCTCCTGCTGGTCTCCCATGCGACGATGCCGCCGTGGGCGGCCGAACACAGCGAGAAGTTCGAGCACGGCATGGACCACCACCATGAGCTGGTCAGCCCGAACGGGGACTTCGCCCTCCTCATCGGCGCCAGCCCGCACCGGTGGGAGATCGAACTCGCCGACACCCGCACCCGTCAGGTGACCTCACCGTCCGGCGAACCCGCCGAACTCGAGGACGCGATCCTCCTGGCCCGTCGGGTCTGA
- the trxA gene encoding thioredoxin, translating to MSTIEITQDNFESTINDNEIILLDFWADWCGPCKQFAPVFEQAAEANPDIVFGKIDTEAQQQLAGLFAISSIPTLVAFRQGIVVFAQPGALAAPQLEQVITAVKGLDMDEVRAELAKQEAAAAAETDGADSASPDSIPADPGVDK from the coding sequence ATGTCTACGATCGAAATCACGCAAGACAACTTCGAGTCGACCATCAACGACAACGAGATCATCCTCCTCGACTTCTGGGCCGATTGGTGCGGCCCCTGCAAGCAGTTCGCCCCGGTCTTCGAACAGGCCGCCGAGGCCAACCCCGACATCGTCTTCGGCAAGATCGACACCGAAGCCCAGCAGCAGCTGGCCGGACTCTTCGCGATCTCCTCGATCCCGACCCTCGTCGCCTTCCGCCAGGGCATCGTCGTCTTCGCCCAGCCCGGCGCGCTCGCCGCCCCGCAGCTCGAACAGGTCATCACCGCAGTCAAGGGTCTCGATATGGACGAAGTCCGTGCCGAACTGGCCAAGCAGGAAGCCGCCGCTGCCGCAGAGACTGACGGCGCCGACAGCGCCTCACCCGATTCGATCCCCGCCGATCCGGGCGTCGACAAGTGA
- a CDS encoding LCP family protein: MDNEESSPPPGPRRQRRLAAKYRRRRTFVAVAAVLIIGAPVTIAVAVHNLGANISSSPLRAHGGDVPEKLTDETNVLIIGSDTRDLASAKDASDDSGTGEGANSGAASGQGFGSAEGARSDAMILAHVAADGGRIDAVQIPRDTIMDIPACDDTGHGASASMHGMINSALNAGPACSVSAAEELTGVRVDHFINVDFDGFSAIVDALDGITVDLDEPLTDPKANLDLPAGHQTIGGDDALALARTRHAVGDGSDISRMGNQQMVMGAIIDRAKSGQVLTRPDRLYGFLDAVTSTIGVDDELDSMRALASLATTVASVPEDDITFEIMPWTPAPENPNRVVKSAEADAVFTAIIDDEPITDLGR; this comes from the coding sequence GTGGACAACGAAGAATCGTCACCGCCGCCAGGACCCCGCCGACAGCGACGCCTCGCCGCGAAGTACCGGCGCCGGCGCACCTTCGTCGCCGTGGCTGCGGTCCTCATCATCGGTGCCCCCGTGACGATCGCGGTGGCGGTGCACAACCTCGGCGCGAATATCTCCTCGTCCCCGCTGCGCGCCCACGGCGGCGACGTTCCCGAGAAGCTCACGGATGAGACGAACGTCCTCATCATCGGATCCGACACTCGCGATCTCGCCTCGGCGAAGGACGCCTCCGATGACTCGGGCACAGGTGAAGGCGCGAACTCCGGGGCCGCCTCGGGGCAAGGATTCGGCAGCGCCGAGGGTGCCCGCAGCGATGCGATGATCCTCGCTCACGTCGCCGCCGACGGCGGCCGCATCGACGCCGTGCAGATCCCACGTGACACGATCATGGACATTCCCGCCTGCGACGACACCGGCCACGGCGCGTCAGCGTCCATGCACGGGATGATCAATTCGGCCCTCAACGCGGGGCCGGCCTGCTCCGTATCAGCGGCGGAGGAACTCACCGGGGTGCGCGTCGACCACTTCATCAACGTCGACTTCGACGGATTCTCAGCGATCGTCGACGCGCTCGACGGGATCACCGTCGACCTCGACGAACCGCTCACGGATCCGAAGGCGAACCTCGACCTGCCTGCCGGCCACCAGACGATCGGCGGTGACGATGCTCTCGCCCTGGCCCGGACACGGCACGCCGTGGGCGATGGCAGCGACATCTCACGGATGGGCAACCAGCAGATGGTCATGGGGGCCATCATCGACCGCGCCAAGAGCGGCCAGGTCCTCACCCGGCCCGACCGCCTGTACGGATTCCTCGACGCTGTGACCTCGACGATCGGCGTCGACGACGAACTCGACTCCATGCGAGCGCTCGCCTCCCTGGCCACGACCGTGGCTTCCGTACCCGAGGACGACATCACCTTCGAGATCATGCCGTGGACACCCGCACCGGAAAATCCCAACCGGGTGGTCAAATCCGCCGAGGCGGACGCCGTGTTCACCGCCATCATCGACGACGAACCGATCACGGACCTCGGCAGGTGA
- a CDS encoding cold-shock protein, whose amino-acid sequence MATGTVKWFNAEKGFGFIQPDDGSADVFTHFSAIEASGYRELTEGQNVEFDSEMGSKGLQATRVRGL is encoded by the coding sequence ATGGCAACAGGTACCGTGAAATGGTTCAACGCGGAAAAGGGTTTCGGATTCATCCAGCCTGACGACGGTTCGGCTGACGTGTTCACTCACTTCTCCGCGATCGAAGCCTCCGGCTACCGCGAGCTCACCGAGGGTCAGAACGTCGAGTTCGATTCTGAGATGGGCTCCAAGGGCCTGCAGGCGACTCGCGTCCGCGGCCTCTGA
- a CDS encoding GNAT family N-acetyltransferase, giving the protein MIGYPPLQIRVKTPRLELVGAADEMLAALTPLVRDGKVFAEPAPYDDPMSFYESDPDVRVSRWLQSVWRGRGRFSPSDFRLAFAVLVDGEAVGMQDLIAEKFDSCGTFASFSWLSTDVRGRGLGTEMRSALLHLAFAGLGASEAGSDAFVDNIGSNKVSEALGYERNGVDWDIRRGEPGRIQRWRLTRSAWETRRRNDIELSGVEDFCTFLAHH; this is encoded by the coding sequence ATGATCGGCTACCCGCCGTTGCAGATCCGGGTGAAGACTCCCCGACTCGAGCTCGTCGGTGCCGCCGATGAGATGCTTGCGGCGCTCACCCCTCTTGTGCGGGACGGCAAGGTCTTCGCGGAACCCGCCCCCTACGACGATCCGATGTCGTTCTACGAATCCGACCCGGACGTGCGGGTGAGCAGGTGGCTCCAGAGCGTATGGCGTGGTCGGGGGCGGTTCTCTCCCTCTGATTTCCGGTTGGCCTTCGCTGTCCTCGTCGATGGTGAGGCCGTGGGGATGCAGGACCTCATAGCGGAGAAGTTCGACTCCTGCGGGACGTTCGCGTCATTCTCCTGGCTGTCGACGGATGTGCGCGGTCGCGGCCTCGGCACGGAGATGCGCAGTGCTCTGCTCCATCTTGCGTTCGCGGGGCTCGGGGCGAGTGAGGCCGGTTCCGATGCGTTCGTCGACAACATCGGATCGAACAAGGTGTCTGAAGCTTTGGGATACGAGCGCAACGGCGTCGACTGGGACATCCGCAGAGGCGAGCCGGGACGCATCCAGCGCTGGCGCCTGACCCGCTCGGCGTGGGAAACCAGACGGCGGAACGACATCGAGCTCAGCGGAGTCGAGGACTTCTGCACTTTCCTAGCCCACCACTAA
- a CDS encoding HAD-IA family hydrolase, with product MTEPDRPTPTTVVFDLGNVLIGWDQTGPLADRMSADEWHSFAEAADFPTLNTAADSGVPITDIVARAAEADPRHCEIVAGYYENFDKSLTGPIDGMAEIVADLKAADVRLLGLSNWSAETIHHAPVVAPAISELEDIVVSGRVGLVKPDPAIFELTRDRFDLDPARTVFVDDLPANVEAAERLGFIGHVFSGAATLRTDLSERGLLAQ from the coding sequence ATGACCGAACCCGATCGCCCGACCCCGACGACCGTCGTCTTCGACCTCGGCAATGTGCTCATCGGCTGGGACCAGACAGGGCCTCTGGCCGATCGCATGAGCGCCGATGAATGGCATTCCTTCGCCGAGGCGGCCGACTTCCCCACGCTCAATACTGCAGCTGACTCCGGCGTTCCGATCACCGATATCGTCGCCCGAGCCGCCGAGGCGGACCCCCGCCACTGTGAGATCGTCGCCGGCTACTACGAGAACTTCGACAAGTCCCTGACCGGTCCGATCGACGGCATGGCCGAGATCGTCGCAGATCTCAAGGCCGCCGACGTCCGCCTGCTCGGGCTGTCGAACTGGTCGGCTGAGACCATCCACCATGCCCCTGTCGTCGCCCCGGCGATCAGCGAACTCGAAGACATCGTCGTCTCCGGTCGAGTCGGTCTGGTCAAACCCGATCCGGCGATCTTCGAACTGACCCGGGACCGATTCGACCTCGACCCGGCCCGGACGGTCTTCGTCGATGATCTACCCGCCAACGTGGAGGCAGCTGAACGACTCGGCTTCATCGGCCACGTGTTCTCAGGAGCCGCCACACTGCGCACGGACCTGTCCGAACGGGGTCTGCTCGCTCAATAG
- a CDS encoding amidohydrolase, whose amino-acid sequence MRNVRVFTVSASNAGPKSNVTPDRAKMLLNVRTYDTAVRKRVIASIERIGRGECEAAGTPKEPTFEYFDQFPLTDNSEAVNDTITEALTEFFGTEAVLEATPATASEDFSELPNAFGIPYAYWFVGSFDAENYQAAEEAGTVLTDVPANHSPFFAPELEPTLEIATKAQVVGALAYLGG is encoded by the coding sequence GTGAGAAATGTCCGCGTCTTCACCGTCAGTGCGTCGAACGCTGGGCCGAAGTCGAATGTCACCCCTGATCGCGCCAAGATGCTGCTCAACGTCCGCACCTACGACACTGCGGTGCGCAAGAGAGTCATCGCGTCGATCGAGCGGATCGGCCGCGGCGAATGCGAGGCCGCCGGAACCCCGAAGGAACCGACGTTCGAGTACTTCGACCAGTTCCCGCTGACGGACAACAGTGAGGCCGTCAATGACACCATCACCGAGGCGCTCACGGAGTTCTTCGGCACCGAGGCGGTGCTCGAGGCGACCCCGGCGACTGCGTCGGAGGACTTCAGCGAACTGCCGAATGCCTTCGGCATTCCCTACGCCTACTGGTTCGTGGGTTCCTTCGATGCCGAGAACTACCAGGCCGCCGAGGAGGCCGGAACCGTGCTCACGGATGTTCCGGCCAATCATTCGCCGTTCTTCGCCCCCGAACTCGAGCCGACTCTCGAGATCGCGACGAAGGCGCAGGTCGTCGGCGCTTTGGCCTACCTCGGCGGTTGA
- a CDS encoding DapH/DapD/GlmU-related protein — translation MHRTSQEALRITAEINGSYHEPDEVRALLAELTGRPVDPTVTMFPPFHTDFGKNITLGQRIFINSGCSFQDQGGITIGDDTLIGHNTVLATLNHGMEPDRRADMHPSPIVIGRNVWIGSNVTVLPGITIGDDAVVAAASVVTRDVPARAVVVGSPAHVVRTIDE, via the coding sequence ATGCACCGCACCAGCCAGGAAGCCCTGCGCATCACGGCGGAAATCAACGGCAGCTACCACGAACCCGATGAGGTTCGCGCGCTGCTGGCCGAGCTGACGGGACGCCCGGTCGATCCGACTGTGACCATGTTTCCCCCGTTCCACACGGACTTCGGGAAGAACATCACTTTAGGGCAGCGGATCTTCATCAACTCCGGGTGCAGCTTTCAGGACCAGGGCGGGATCACGATCGGCGATGACACGCTCATCGGACACAACACGGTTCTCGCCACCCTCAACCATGGGATGGAGCCGGACCGTCGTGCGGACATGCACCCGTCTCCGATCGTCATCGGACGCAATGTCTGGATCGGGTCGAACGTGACCGTCCTGCCAGGCATCACCATCGGTGATGACGCCGTCGTCGCCGCGGCGTCTGTGGTGACCAGAGACGTTCCGGCTCGCGCCGTCGTCGTCGGCTCACCGGCACACGTCGTGCGCACGATCGACGAGTGA
- a CDS encoding zinc-dependent alcohol dehydrogenase family protein — MRGVIMHGPGDVRVEERPDPTIEAPTDAVIRIVAACVCGSDLWPYRGADAPDQQLMGHEYVGIVEEVGDEVRTVAPGDFVVGSFVISDNTCPICTAGYQSRCVNGIFVDGGIGTQAEFARIPHADGTLVATPGQPDDDLIPSLLAASDVLGTGWFAADAAEVGPGKSVAVIGDGAVGLMGVLAAKQMGAETIIAMSRHVDRQNLAREFGATHIVEERGDEGVAKIRELTDSLGVHSAIEAVGSQESMMQAIRSTRPGGHVGYVGVSHDVELPGGELFFGLVHLHGGPAPVRRFLPDLIELIWNREIDPGKVFDQTMSLDDAAAAYSAMDSREAVKVLLRP, encoded by the coding sequence ATGCGCGGAGTGATCATGCACGGGCCCGGCGACGTCCGGGTCGAAGAACGACCCGATCCGACCATCGAGGCACCCACTGATGCCGTCATCCGGATCGTGGCCGCGTGCGTCTGCGGATCGGACCTGTGGCCCTACCGCGGTGCGGACGCACCGGATCAGCAGCTCATGGGCCACGAATACGTCGGCATCGTCGAGGAAGTCGGCGACGAGGTTCGCACCGTTGCACCCGGTGACTTCGTCGTCGGATCATTCGTCATCTCCGATAACACCTGCCCGATCTGCACCGCCGGCTACCAGTCCCGCTGCGTCAACGGAATCTTCGTCGACGGCGGGATCGGCACCCAGGCCGAATTCGCTCGCATTCCCCATGCCGACGGCACCCTGGTCGCCACGCCGGGACAGCCTGATGACGATCTCATCCCGTCGCTGCTGGCCGCATCCGATGTGCTCGGCACCGGGTGGTTCGCTGCAGATGCCGCCGAGGTGGGTCCCGGTAAGTCGGTCGCCGTCATCGGCGACGGCGCTGTCGGACTGATGGGAGTCCTCGCCGCCAAGCAGATGGGAGCGGAGACGATCATCGCCATGAGCCGTCACGTCGACAGGCAGAACCTCGCCCGCGAATTCGGTGCCACCCACATCGTCGAAGAACGCGGCGACGAGGGCGTGGCGAAGATCAGAGAGCTCACCGACAGCCTCGGCGTCCACAGCGCCATCGAGGCAGTCGGCTCACAGGAATCGATGATGCAGGCGATCCGGTCGACCCGACCCGGCGGTCATGTCGGCTATGTCGGTGTCTCACACGACGTCGAACTGCCTGGAGGAGAACTGTTCTTCGGTCTGGTTCATCTGCACGGCGGGCCCGCGCCGGTTCGTCGCTTCCTGCCGGACCTCATCGAACTCATCTGGAACCGAGAGATCGACCCGGGTAAGGTCTTCGACCAGACGATGAGTCTCGACGACGCGGCGGCCGCCTATTCGGCCATGGACAGTCGTGAAGCCGTCAAGGTCCTGCTGCGGCCCTGA